A genomic region of Streptococcus suis contains the following coding sequences:
- a CDS encoding DUF2785 domain-containing protein, giving the protein MKNILTSKLQATQAYTNQELVWLLENIGHPDPAIRNDLVYTSFCHIFLNGLITREQAQSLLQFSQETNPLSLESSTLKRSFTCLLYCLLLSVDNDQDSEYSAFLSTDDRELLFQQALNYLTIENDWSGYDEKLGWIHTAAHGADFLLAASCHEQFPNDKTEEVWQAIVTCLKKQKQVFSAGEEIRLAQIPVYLLLNEKVSSQELAEWINKLDFPNQEPLDYFRWLNLQHFLSSLYFQLNSHQTLTAELQQAIEGKIETA; this is encoded by the coding sequence ATGAAAAATATCCTTACCTCAAAGTTGCAAGCCACCCAAGCTTATACCAATCAGGAGCTAGTCTGGTTGCTGGAAAACATCGGTCATCCAGATCCTGCTATACGCAACGATCTGGTTTATACTAGTTTTTGCCACATCTTTCTAAATGGTTTGATTACAAGAGAACAAGCACAGTCGCTACTGCAATTCTCTCAAGAAACCAATCCCCTTTCCCTAGAAAGCTCCACACTAAAACGAAGTTTTACTTGCTTGCTTTACTGTCTTCTGCTGTCTGTTGACAATGACCAAGATTCTGAGTACTCTGCATTTTTAAGCACTGACGACCGCGAACTGCTTTTCCAACAGGCCTTGAATTATTTGACGATTGAAAATGACTGGTCTGGCTACGATGAAAAACTCGGCTGGATCCATACCGCTGCCCACGGAGCAGATTTTCTTCTGGCTGCAAGCTGTCATGAGCAATTTCCCAATGATAAAACCGAAGAAGTCTGGCAGGCTATTGTCACTTGTCTAAAGAAACAAAAGCAAGTTTTCTCCGCTGGTGAAGAAATCCGTCTGGCACAAATCCCTGTCTACCTCCTGCTGAATGAAAAAGTGTCAAGCCAGGAGCTGGCAGAATGGATTAACAAGCTAGACTTTCCCAACCAAGAACCTCTGGACTACTTCCGGTGGCTCAACCTCCAGCATTTCCTGTCCAGTCTCTACTTCCAACTCAATTCACATCAGACTTTGACAGCGGAACTCCAACAAGCTATTGAAGGAAAAATTGAAACAGCATAA
- a CDS encoding single-stranded DNA-binding protein, producing MYNKIIAIGRLTAQPELTQTPNGKNLTRVTIAVNRRFKTENGEREADFLNVIFWGKLAETLVSYGSKGSLISIDGELRTRKYEKDGSNHYVTEILGNTFQLLESRAQRAMRENNTGDDLADLVLEEEELPF from the coding sequence ATGTATAATAAAATCATTGCAATCGGTCGCTTGACGGCCCAACCGGAACTGACTCAAACGCCAAATGGCAAAAATCTGACTCGTGTTACAATTGCTGTGAATCGCCGTTTCAAAACAGAAAATGGCGAGCGTGAGGCAGACTTTTTGAATGTTATTTTCTGGGGAAAACTGGCGGAAACACTTGTCTCTTATGGTAGTAAAGGAAGTTTAATTTCTATTGATGGTGAGTTGCGGACGCGAAAATACGAAAAAGATGGCAGCAACCACTATGTGACCGAAATCTTGGGCAATACCTTCCAGTTGCTCGAAAGCCGCGCCCAACGTGCCATGCGAGAAAATAATACTGGCGATGACCTAGCTGACTTGGTCTTGGAAGAGGAAGAATTGCCGTTTTAA
- the groES gene encoding co-chaperone GroES: MLKPLGDRIVVKIEEKEQTVGGFVLAGTSQEKTKEASVLAIGQGIRTLNGDLVAPAVAVGDTVLIDAHAGLEVKDGDQTVHIIREADILAIVE; this comes from the coding sequence ATGTTGAAACCATTGGGCGATCGTATCGTCGTAAAAATTGAAGAAAAAGAACAAACAGTTGGTGGATTTGTCCTAGCAGGTACAAGTCAAGAAAAGACAAAAGAAGCAAGTGTCCTAGCGATCGGACAAGGGATTCGTACCTTGAATGGTGACTTGGTTGCCCCAGCAGTGGCAGTTGGAGATACTGTTTTGATTGATGCCCATGCAGGATTGGAAGTTAAAGACGGAGACCAGACCGTTCACATCATCCGTGAAGCAGACATTTTGGCAATTGTAGAATAG
- the groL gene encoding chaperonin GroEL (60 kDa chaperone family; promotes refolding of misfolded polypeptides especially under stressful conditions; forms two stacked rings of heptamers to form a barrel-shaped 14mer; ends can be capped by GroES; misfolded proteins enter the barrel where they are refolded when GroES binds), which translates to MAKEIKFAADARESMVRGVDILADTVKVTLGPKGRNVVLEKAYGSPLITNDGVTIAKEIELEDHFENMGAKLVSEVASKTNDIAGDGTTTATVLTQAIVREGLKNVTAGANPIGIRRGIEAAVATAVEALKAQASPVSNKAEIAQVAAVSSRSEKVGEYISEAMERVGTDGVITIEESRGMETELDVVEGMQFDRGYLSQYMVTDNEKMVAELENPFILITDKKISHIQDILPLLESILQTNRPLLIIADDVDGEALPTLVLNKIRGTFNVVAVKAPGFGDRRKAMLEDIAILTGGTVITEDLGLDLKDATIEALGQAAKVVVDKDGTTIVEGAGNPEAIANRVAVIKSQIEGTTSEFDREKLQERLAKLSGGVAVIKVGAATETELKEMKLRIEDALNATRAAVEEGIVAGGGTALVNVIDSVAKLELKGDDETGRNIVLRALEEPVRQIAYNAGYEGSVIIDKLKNSELGTGFNAATGEWVNMMDAGIIDPVKVTRSALQNAASVASLILTTEAVVANKPEPAAPAMPQGMDGMGMGY; encoded by the coding sequence ATGGCAAAAGAAATTAAATTTGCAGCAGATGCACGTGAAAGCATGGTCCGTGGTGTCGATATTTTGGCTGATACAGTCAAAGTAACCTTGGGGCCAAAAGGTCGTAATGTTGTCTTGGAAAAAGCTTACGGTTCACCACTCATTACCAATGACGGTGTGACCATTGCTAAAGAAATCGAGTTGGAAGACCATTTTGAAAATATGGGTGCTAAGTTGGTATCCGAAGTGGCTTCAAAAACCAATGACATTGCTGGTGACGGTACAACAACTGCCACTGTTTTGACTCAGGCTATTGTTCGTGAAGGTTTGAAAAACGTAACTGCAGGTGCCAATCCAATCGGTATCCGTCGCGGGATTGAAGCAGCAGTTGCAACAGCAGTTGAGGCTTTGAAAGCACAAGCAAGTCCTGTATCGAATAAAGCTGAAATTGCTCAAGTCGCAGCAGTATCTTCCCGTTCTGAAAAAGTTGGTGAGTACATTTCAGAAGCTATGGAGCGCGTGGGAACAGACGGCGTTATCACTATCGAAGAATCTCGCGGTATGGAGACAGAATTGGATGTGGTTGAAGGTATGCAATTCGACCGTGGTTATCTGTCACAATACATGGTAACAGATAATGAAAAGATGGTAGCTGAACTTGAAAATCCATTCATCTTGATTACCGATAAGAAAATTTCTCATATCCAGGATATTTTGCCACTTTTGGAAAGCATTCTCCAAACCAATCGTCCATTGTTGATTATTGCTGACGATGTGGATGGCGAAGCTCTTCCTACCCTTGTTCTCAACAAGATTCGTGGCACGTTCAATGTTGTTGCTGTTAAGGCGCCCGGCTTTGGTGACCGTCGCAAAGCTATGTTGGAAGACATTGCGATTTTGACAGGTGGTACAGTGATTACAGAAGACCTTGGTTTGGACTTGAAAGATGCGACTATTGAAGCACTTGGTCAGGCTGCCAAAGTTGTGGTCGACAAAGATGGTACAACCATTGTTGAAGGTGCTGGAAATCCAGAAGCCATTGCCAACCGTGTGGCTGTTATCAAGTCACAAATTGAGGGAACAACTTCAGAATTTGACCGTGAAAAATTGCAAGAGCGTCTGGCCAAATTATCAGGCGGTGTTGCAGTTATCAAGGTCGGTGCCGCTACTGAGACTGAGTTGAAAGAAATGAAACTCCGTATCGAAGATGCCCTCAACGCAACACGTGCCGCAGTTGAAGAAGGGATCGTTGCCGGTGGTGGTACAGCCCTTGTCAATGTTATCGATAGCGTAGCGAAATTGGAGTTGAAAGGAGACGATGAAACAGGACGCAATATTGTCCTTCGTGCCTTGGAAGAACCAGTTCGTCAGATTGCCTATAACGCAGGTTATGAAGGTTCAGTTATCATTGATAAACTGAAGAATTCAGAACTTGGCACTGGCTTTAACGCAGCGACAGGCGAATGGGTCAACATGATGGATGCAGGTATCATTGACCCTGTTAAAGTAACACGTTCAGCTCTTCAAAATGCGGCTTCCGTAGCCAGCTTGATTTTGACGACAGAAGCAGTCGTTGCCAACAAACCAGAACCAGCCGCTCCAGCTATGCCACAAGGTATGGATGGAATGGGTATGGGCTACTAA
- the rpsL gene encoding 30S ribosomal protein S12, giving the protein MPTINQLVRKPRKSKVEKSKSPALNVGYNSRKKVQTNVSSPQKRGVATRVGTMTPKKPNSALRKFARVRLSNLIEVTAYIPGIGHNLQEHSVVLLRGGRVKDLPGVRYHIVRGALDTAGVNDRKQGRSKYGTKRPKG; this is encoded by the coding sequence ATGCCTACAATTAACCAGTTGGTACGTAAACCACGTAAGTCTAAAGTAGAAAAATCTAAATCACCAGCTTTGAACGTTGGTTACAACAGCCGTAAAAAAGTTCAAACAAACGTTTCATCACCACAAAAACGCGGTGTTGCAACTCGTGTCGGAACAATGACACCTAAAAAACCTAACTCAGCCCTTCGTAAATTTGCTCGTGTACGTTTGAGCAACCTTATCGAGGTTACTGCTTACATCCCAGGTATCGGTCACAACTTGCAAGAGCACAGCGTTGTTCTTCTTCGTGGTGGACGTGTAAAAGACCTTCCAGGGGTACGTTACCATATCGTTCGTGGTGCACTTGATACTGCAGGTGTTAACGATCGTAAGCAAGGCCGTTCTAAATACGGTACTAAACGTCCAAAAGGCTAA
- the rpsG gene encoding 30S ribosomal protein S7: MSRKNQAPKREVLPDPLYNSKLVTRLINRVMLDGKRGTAASIVYGAFDQIKEATGNDALEVFETAMENIMPVLEVRARRVGGSNYQVPVEVRPERRTTLGLRWLVTIARNRGEHTMIDRLAKEIMDAANNTGAAVKKREDTHKMAEANRAFAHFRW, translated from the coding sequence ATGAGTCGTAAAAATCAAGCGCCTAAGCGCGAAGTATTGCCAGATCCATTGTATAACTCAAAATTGGTAACTCGTTTGATCAACCGTGTTATGTTGGACGGTAAACGTGGTACTGCTGCATCAATCGTTTACGGTGCTTTTGATCAAATCAAAGAAGCAACTGGTAACGATGCACTTGAAGTATTTGAAACAGCAATGGAAAACATCATGCCTGTACTTGAAGTACGTGCACGTCGTGTCGGTGGTTCTAACTACCAAGTCCCAGTTGAAGTTCGTCCAGAGCGTCGTACAACACTTGGTCTTCGTTGGTTGGTAACAATCGCTCGTAACCGTGGTGAGCACACTATGATTGATCGCCTTGCGAAAGAAATCATGGATGCAGCAAACAACACAGGTGCAGCTGTTAAGAAACGTGAAGATACTCACAAAATGGCAGAAGCAAACCGCGCATTCGCACACTTCCGCTGGTAA
- the fusA gene encoding elongation factor G, which translates to MAREFSLEKTRNIGIMAHVDAGKTTTTERILYYTGKIHKIGETHEGASQMDWMEQEQERGITITSAATTAQWNNHRVNIIDTPGHVDFTIEVQRSLRVLDGAVTVLDSQSGVEPQTETVWRQATEYGVPRIVFANKMDKIGADFLYSVSTLHERLQANAHPIQLPIGSEDEFRGIIDLIKMKAEIYTNDLGTDILEEDIPAEYLEQAEEYREKLVEAVAETDEELMMKYLEGEEITNEELKAAIRKATINVEFFPVLCGSAFKNKGVQLMLDAVIDYLPSPLDIPAIKGVNPDTDAEEERHASDEEPFAALAFKIMTDPFVGRLTFFRVYSGVLNSGSYVLNTSKGKRERIGRILQMHANSRQEIETVYAGDIAAAVGLKDTTTGDSLTDEKAKIILESIHVPEPVIQLMVEPKSKADQDKMGIALSKLAEEDPTFRVETNVETGETVISGMGELHLDVLVDRMRREFKVEANVGAPQVSYRETFRASTQARGFFKRQSGGKGQFGDVWIEFTPNEEGKGFEFENAIVGGVVPREFIPAVEKGLVESMANGVLAGYPIVDVKAKLYDGSYHDVDSSETAFKVAASLALKEAAKSAQPTILEPMMLVTITAPEDNLGDVMGHVTARRGRVDGMEARGNTQIVRAYVPLAEMFGYATVLRSATQGRGTFMMVFDHYEDVPKSVQDEIIKKNGGNA; encoded by the coding sequence ATGGCACGCGAATTTTCATTAGAAAAAACTCGTAATATCGGTATCATGGCGCACGTTGACGCGGGTAAAACAACGACAACTGAGCGTATTCTTTACTACACTGGTAAAATCCACAAAATCGGTGAAACTCACGAAGGTGCATCACAAATGGACTGGATGGAGCAAGAGCAAGAGCGTGGTATCACTATCACATCTGCTGCGACAACAGCTCAATGGAATAACCACCGTGTAAACATCATCGACACACCAGGACACGTGGACTTCACAATCGAAGTACAACGTTCACTTCGCGTTCTTGATGGTGCGGTAACCGTTCTTGACTCACAATCAGGTGTTGAGCCGCAAACTGAAACAGTATGGCGTCAAGCAACTGAATACGGTGTTCCACGTATCGTATTCGCTAACAAAATGGATAAAATCGGTGCTGACTTCCTTTACTCAGTAAGCACACTTCATGAGCGTCTTCAAGCAAATGCTCATCCAATCCAATTGCCAATCGGTTCTGAAGATGAGTTCCGTGGAATCATCGACTTGATCAAGATGAAAGCTGAAATCTATACTAACGACCTTGGTACAGATATTCTTGAAGAAGATATTCCAGCTGAATACCTTGAGCAAGCTGAAGAATACCGTGAAAAATTGGTTGAAGCAGTTGCTGAAACTGATGAAGAATTGATGATGAAATACCTTGAAGGTGAAGAAATCACAAACGAAGAATTAAAAGCTGCTATCCGTAAAGCAACTATCAACGTTGAATTCTTCCCAGTATTGTGTGGTTCAGCCTTCAAAAACAAAGGTGTTCAGTTGATGCTTGATGCGGTTATCGACTACCTTCCAAGCCCACTTGACATCCCTGCTATTAAAGGTGTTAACCCAGATACAGATGCTGAAGAAGAGCGTCATGCATCAGATGAAGAGCCATTTGCAGCTCTTGCCTTCAAGATCATGACTGACCCATTCGTAGGTCGTTTGACATTCTTCCGTGTATATTCAGGTGTCCTTAACAGCGGTTCATACGTATTGAACACTTCTAAAGGTAAACGTGAGCGTATCGGACGTATCCTTCAAATGCACGCAAACAGCCGTCAAGAAATTGAAACTGTTTATGCAGGTGACATCGCCGCTGCGGTTGGTTTGAAAGATACTACAACTGGTGACTCATTGACAGATGAAAAAGCAAAAATCATCCTTGAGTCAATCCACGTTCCAGAACCAGTTATCCAATTGATGGTTGAGCCTAAGTCTAAAGCTGACCAAGACAAGATGGGTATTGCCCTTTCTAAATTGGCTGAAGAAGATCCAACATTCCGCGTTGAAACAAACGTTGAAACTGGTGAAACAGTTATCTCTGGTATGGGTGAGTTGCACTTGGATGTCCTTGTTGACCGTATGCGTCGTGAATTCAAGGTTGAAGCAAACGTAGGTGCTCCTCAAGTATCATATCGTGAAACATTCCGCGCTTCTACACAAGCTCGTGGTTTCTTCAAACGCCAGTCTGGTGGTAAAGGTCAATTCGGTGATGTTTGGATTGAATTCACACCAAACGAAGAAGGTAAAGGTTTCGAGTTCGAGAACGCTATCGTCGGTGGTGTGGTTCCACGTGAATTCATCCCAGCGGTTGAAAAGGGTCTCGTAGAATCTATGGCTAACGGTGTTCTTGCTGGTTACCCAATCGTTGACGTTAAAGCGAAGCTTTACGATGGTTCATACCACGATGTCGACTCATCTGAAACAGCCTTCAAAGTGGCAGCGTCTCTTGCCCTTAAAGAAGCAGCTAAATCAGCTCAACCAACTATCCTTGAGCCAATGATGCTTGTAACAATCACTGCACCAGAAGATAACCTTGGTGACGTTATGGGTCACGTTACTGCACGTCGTGGTCGCGTCGATGGTATGGAAGCTCGTGGTAACACGCAAATCGTTCGTGCTTATGTGCCACTTGCTGAAATGTTCGGTTACGCAACTGTTCTTCGTTCAGCAACACAAGGTCGCGGTACCTTCATGATGGTATTTGACCACTACGAAGATGTACCAAAATCTGTACAAGATGAAATCATTAAGAAAAACGGTGGCAATGCATAA
- the gap gene encoding type I glyceraldehyde-3-phosphate dehydrogenase produces the protein MVVKVGINGFGRIGRLAFRRIQNVEGVEVTRINDLTDPVMLAHLLKYDTTQGRFDGTVEVKDGGFEVNGKFVKVSAEREPGNIDWATDGVDIVLEATGFFASKEKAEQHIHANGAKKVVITAPGGNDVKTVVFNTNHDILDGTETVISGASCTTNCLAPMAKALHDAFGVQKGLMTTIHGYTGDQMVLDGPHRGGDLRRARAAAANIVPNSTGAAKAIGLVIPELNGKLDGAAQRVPVPTGSVTELVATLDKKVTAEEVNAAMKAAATESFGYTEDQIVSSDIVGISFGSLFDATQTKVIEVDGEQLVKVVSWYDNEMSYTAQLVRTLEYFAKIAK, from the coding sequence ATGGTAGTTAAAGTTGGTATTAACGGTTTCGGACGTATCGGTCGTCTTGCTTTCCGTCGTATCCAAAACGTAGAAGGTGTTGAAGTTACTCGTATCAACGACCTTACAGATCCAGTAATGCTTGCACACTTGTTGAAATATGACACAACTCAAGGTCGTTTCGACGGTACTGTTGAAGTTAAAGACGGTGGTTTCGAAGTTAACGGTAAATTCGTTAAAGTTTCTGCTGAGCGCGAGCCAGGAAACATCGACTGGGCTACTGATGGCGTAGATATCGTTTTGGAAGCTACAGGTTTCTTTGCTTCTAAAGAAAAAGCTGAGCAACACATCCACGCTAACGGTGCTAAAAAAGTTGTTATCACTGCTCCTGGTGGTAACGATGTTAAGACTGTTGTTTTCAACACTAACCACGACATCCTTGATGGTACTGAAACAGTTATCTCAGGTGCTTCATGTACTACAAACTGTTTGGCACCAATGGCTAAAGCTCTTCACGATGCATTTGGCGTTCAAAAAGGTTTGATGACTACAATCCACGGTTACACTGGTGACCAAATGGTTCTTGACGGACCACACCGTGGTGGTGACCTTCGTCGTGCACGTGCTGCTGCTGCAAACATCGTTCCTAACTCAACTGGTGCTGCTAAAGCTATCGGCTTGGTAATCCCAGAATTGAACGGTAAACTTGACGGTGCTGCACAACGTGTTCCAGTTCCAACAGGTTCTGTAACTGAATTGGTTGCAACTCTTGACAAGAAAGTAACTGCTGAAGAAGTAAACGCTGCTATGAAAGCTGCTGCTACTGAATCATTTGGTTACACTGAAGACCAAATCGTATCTTCAGATATCGTAGGTATCTCATTCGGTTCATTGTTTGATGCAACTCAAACTAAAGTTATCGAAGTTGATGGCGAGCAATTGGTTAAAGTTGTTTCATGGTACGACAACGAAATGTCTTACACTGCACAACTTGTTCGTACTCTTGAGTACTTCGCAAAAATCGCTAAATAA
- a CDS encoding phosphoglycerate kinase: MAKLTVKDVELKGKKVLVRVDFNVPLKDGVITNDNRITAALPTIKYILEQGGRAILFSHLGRVKEEADKEGKSLAPVAADLAAKLGQDVAFIAGATRGAELEAAINALEDGQVLLVENTRFEDVDGKKESKNDEELGKYWASLGDGIFVNDAFGTAHRAHASNVGISANVEKAVAGFLLENEIAYIQEAVETPERPFVAILGGSKVSDKIGVIENLLEKADKVLIGGGMTYTFYKAQGIEIGNSLVEEDKLDVAKALLEKANGKLILPVDSKEANAFAGYTEVRDTEGEAVSEGFLGLDIGPKSIAKFDEALTGAKTVVWNGPMGVFENPDFQAGTIGVMDAIVKQPGVKSIIGGGDSAAAAINLGRADKFSWISTGGGASMELLEGKVLPGLAALTEK, encoded by the coding sequence ATGGCAAAATTGACTGTTAAAGATGTAGAATTGAAAGGCAAAAAAGTTCTTGTTCGCGTGGACTTCAACGTGCCTTTGAAAGATGGCGTTATCACTAACGATAACCGTATTACAGCAGCTCTTCCAACTATCAAGTATATTCTTGAGCAAGGTGGACGTGCAATTCTTTTCTCTCACCTTGGTCGTGTGAAAGAAGAAGCTGACAAAGAAGGTAAATCATTGGCTCCTGTAGCAGCTGACTTGGCAGCTAAATTGGGTCAAGACGTTGCTTTCATTGCAGGTGCTACTCGTGGTGCTGAATTGGAAGCAGCTATCAATGCTTTGGAAGATGGACAAGTTCTCCTTGTTGAAAACACTCGTTTCGAAGATGTTGATGGTAAGAAAGAATCTAAAAACGACGAAGAACTTGGTAAATACTGGGCTTCACTTGGTGACGGTATCTTCGTTAACGACGCATTTGGTACTGCACACCGTGCACACGCATCAAACGTTGGTATCTCAGCAAACGTAGAAAAAGCAGTAGCTGGTTTCCTTTTGGAAAACGAAATTGCTTACATCCAAGAAGCTGTTGAAACTCCAGAACGCCCATTTGTAGCAATCCTTGGTGGTTCAAAAGTATCTGATAAGATCGGTGTTATCGAGAACCTTCTTGAAAAAGCTGATAAAGTTCTTATCGGTGGTGGTATGACGTATACATTCTACAAAGCTCAAGGTATCGAAATCGGTAACTCACTTGTAGAAGAAGATAAATTGGATGTAGCAAAAGCACTTCTTGAAAAAGCTAACGGTAAATTGATCTTGCCAGTTGACTCAAAAGAAGCTAACGCATTTGCTGGATACACTGAAGTTCGCGACACTGAAGGCGAAGCAGTTTCAGAAGGCTTCCTTGGTCTTGACATCGGTCCTAAGTCAATCGCTAAGTTTGACGAAGCTTTGACTGGTGCGAAAACAGTTGTTTGGAATGGACCTATGGGTGTATTTGAAAACCCAGACTTCCAAGCTGGTACAATCGGTGTAATGGACGCGATCGTGAAACAACCAGGCGTGAAATCAATCATCGGTGGTGGTGACTCAGCAGCAGCGGCTATCAACCTTGGCCGTGCAGACAAGTTCTCATGGATCTCAACTGGTGGTGGTGCATCAATGGAACTTCTTGAGGGCAAAGTGCTTCCAGGACTTGCAGCTCTTACTGAAAAGTAA
- a CDS encoding FUSC family protein: MLKKYTFDPKKFRLGMRTFKSGLAVFLVILLFGFMGWQGIQIAALTAVFSLREDFDQSVHFGASRILGNSIGGFYALLFFILDRLFLDHFWVTAVFVPIFVMLTIMTNVAMNNKAGIIGGVSALLIITLSIPAGDTIQYVFIRVFETFIGVFIAILVNYDVNVIKKRFQDK; this comes from the coding sequence ATGTTAAAAAAATATACATTTGATCCAAAGAAATTTCGGTTGGGGATGCGGACGTTCAAATCGGGTTTGGCAGTCTTCCTAGTTATTCTTTTGTTTGGTTTTATGGGGTGGCAAGGGATTCAGATTGCGGCTTTGACGGCTGTGTTTAGTTTACGAGAAGACTTCGATCAGAGTGTCCATTTTGGAGCTTCTCGTATTCTGGGTAATTCTATTGGTGGTTTTTATGCGCTACTTTTCTTTATTTTGGATAGATTATTCTTAGATCATTTTTGGGTAACTGCGGTTTTTGTTCCGATATTTGTCATGTTAACGATTATGACAAATGTGGCGATGAATAATAAAGCGGGAATTATTGGTGGAGTGTCAGCTTTATTAATTATTACATTGTCTATCCCTGCTGGTGATACGATTCAATATGTGTTTATTCGTGTGTTTGAAACCTTTATCGGAGTTTTCATTGCGATTCTAGTTAATTATGATGTGAATGTTATAAAAAAACGTTTTCAGGATAAATGA
- a CDS encoding MerR family transcriptional regulator, with protein MREKEFRRSLAIFPIGSVMKLTDLTARQIRYYEDQGLIKPDRNEGNRRLYSLNDMDLLLEIKDFLDEGLNIAAIKKEYANREAKAKVQKQQKTLTDEDVRRILHDEFSRQGRFSSPSSIFRSS; from the coding sequence ATGAGAGAAAAAGAGTTTCGTCGTTCCTTAGCCATCTTTCCGATCGGTAGTGTGATGAAGTTGACAGATTTAACTGCTCGTCAAATTCGTTACTATGAAGATCAAGGCTTGATTAAGCCCGATCGCAATGAAGGGAATCGTCGCTTGTATTCTCTAAACGATATGGACTTACTTTTAGAAATCAAGGATTTTTTGGATGAAGGTTTGAATATTGCTGCGATTAAGAAGGAATATGCAAATCGGGAAGCGAAAGCTAAGGTCCAAAAACAGCAGAAAACCTTGACTGATGAAGATGTCCGTCGTATCTTACATGATGAATTCAGTCGTCAGGGACGATTTTCAAGTCCTAGTTCCATTTTCCGTTCGTCGTAA